The genomic window ACATCGAAGCTTAAACAACCGATGATTTTAAGACGTTAAAGAAGATATCTAAGTTAATATTCTTATCAAGAAACATATAAAACTCCAATAAAAATCCAGTTAATATTACAATTAACTGTTTTTTTTTAGAGATTAAAATATTTTATAACACAGAGAAATTTATTTATTTGTATTAATAAACTGAATCACTTCTTCAGCAAATAAATCTGGTTCATTTAACATAGGGGAGTGCCCAGAGTTTTCAAAAATCACTAACTTTTTTGAGCTTGAACCTAAATTATCGTAAGCATCTTGAGCAAATTTTATAGGAACAACCATATCATTCTTACCCCAAAGTACTAAAGAAGGAATGGTGATTTCTTGAAGTTGGTTTGTATAATCTACCGTTTCCCAAAGTCCTTGATCTGCTAGAATAGATTGGGTATTACTTCCAGTCCAAAGCATTGTTAGTATGTTATATTTAAAAATTAATTTGTCGCTATCGTCTTGCGATTCATTATTAAGACCATCATTTTCGAATTTAGTTTCTGCATTATGAGCTTTACTATTCATTTTAGAAGCATCATCGCTATTATACGCTGTTTGGTTTGCATTATTTGCTATATCTAGTGCGTTCTGCCAAAATTCGACACTATTATCCGCTTCAATTTGTTCTGTAGCCACAATTCTAAAATTAGAGATATATTCAAAATATAAACCTTTAGGGTTGTGTGCGCCATCGACATCAATCCATCCTAAAAAATCACTTTGATCTTTTAATAGTGTTGCAGGACCTAAGGTGCCACCCCAACTATGCCCCATAAGAAAGAACTTAGCATCACTTCCGTATTTATGCTTAATAACTTTTATAAGAGCCAAAACATCTTGAGCCATAATATCTATACTTATGCCATTTTTGGAGTAACTTCCTTGTGCCATACCAGAACCTCTTTGGTCAAAATAAACTACTGCACATTCTTTTTCAATGTCACTTTTAATTGTATTTGCGCGGTATCCCAATCCATTACCACCTGGGCCTCCATGCAATATTATTAAGAATATTTTTTCTGAAGCATTACCATAAATATAAGCTGGCATATCTGCATCTTTATGGCGCACGAATATAGTGTCATCTAAATTGTTAATATTTTGGTCTTTAGAACAAGAAAAGATCATGACCAAAGCAACCACTAGCAGTACTATTTTTGAGTAATTATTAATTGCTTTCTGCATCTCTTTTTTTCTTTTTAAAATTAAAACGGTAACCATATTCAAAATTAAAAGCAGGTAAACTTCCCGCATTATACGGTGTTCTTAACATGAAATTTATGTTAAAATACCGACCTGTTATTTTTTTTCCAGGCCGTTCCTTTCCAATTCCTACAGAAATAGAAGGCGCATAATAGCCTCGTCCAGGAAGCGATACTTTCTCAACATTATTGCCCGTAACTTTATATGTTTCTGGTAAAAAAGAACGGTAGTAACCTAAAGGATTTAACTCTATACTAAACTGCTTTCCTTTTTTGTTTGTTCTTCGCCAAGTAACTCCATAATTT from Algibacter sp. L1A34 includes these protein-coding regions:
- a CDS encoding alpha/beta fold hydrolase, with amino-acid sequence MQKAINNYSKIVLLVVALVMIFSCSKDQNINNLDDTIFVRHKDADMPAYIYGNASEKIFLIILHGGPGGNGLGYRANTIKSDIEKECAVVYFDQRGSGMAQGSYSKNGISIDIMAQDVLALIKVIKHKYGSDAKFFLMGHSWGGTLGPATLLKDQSDFLGWIDVDGAHNPKGLYFEYISNFRIVATEQIEADNSVEFWQNALDIANNANQTAYNSDDASKMNSKAHNAETKFENDGLNNESQDDSDKLIFKYNILTMLWTGSNTQSILADQGLWETVDYTNQLQEITIPSLVLWGKNDMVVPIKFAQDAYDNLGSSSKKLVIFENSGHSPMLNEPDLFAEEVIQFINTNK